One segment of Mastomys coucha isolate ucsf_1 unplaced genomic scaffold, UCSF_Mcou_1 pScaffold23, whole genome shotgun sequence DNA contains the following:
- the Pstpip1 gene encoding proline-serine-threonine phosphatase-interacting protein 1 isoform X3, translated as MMAQLQFRDAFWCRDFTAHTGYEVLLQRLLDGRKMCKDVEELLRQRAQAEERYGKELVQIARKAGGQTEMNSLRTSFDSLKQQTENVGSAHIQLALALREELRSLEEFRERQKEQRKKYEAVMDRVQKSKLSLYKKTMESKKAYDQKCRDADDAEQAFERVSANGHQKQVEKSQNKAKQCKESATEAERVYRQNIEQLEKARTEWEQEHRTTCEAFQLQEFDRLTILRNALWVHCNQLSMQCVKDDELYEEVRLTLEGCDVEGDINGFIQSKSTGREPPAPVPYQNYYDREVTPLTGSPSVQPSCGVIKRFSGLLHGSPKTTPSQAPAASTETLAPTYERNELVYASIEVQATQGNPNSSAQDYRALYDYTAQSLPMGCDKHL; from the exons TGCAGGGACTTCACGGCCCACACAGGGTATGAGGTACTACTGCAGAGACTGCTGGATGGCAGGAAGATGTGCAAGGACGTGGAAGAGCTGCTCAGACAGAG GGCCCAGGCGGAGGAGAGGTACGGGAAGGAGCTGGTGCAGATAGCACGCAAGGCTGGCGGCCAGACAGAGATGAA TTCCCTGAGGACCTCCTTTGACTCCCTGAAACAGC AAACAGAGAATGTGGGCAGTGCGCACATCCAGCTGGCCCTGGCCCTGCGGGAAGAGCTGCGGAGCCTGGAGGAGTTccgagagagacagaaagagcagaggaaaaag TATGAGGCCGTCATGGACCGTGTCCAGAAGAGCAAACTGTCGCTCTACAAGAAGACCATGGAG TCCAAGAAGGCATATGACCAGAAGTGCAGGGACGCTGATGATGCTGAGCAGGCCTTCGAGCGTGTGAGTGCCAATGGCCACCAGAAGCAAGTAGAAAAG AGCCAGAACAAAGCCAAGCAGTGCAAGGAGTCAGCCACAGAGGCAG AGCGGGTGTACAGGCAAAATATCGAACAACTGGAGAAAGCAAGGACTGAATGGGAACAGGAACACCGGACCACCTGTGAG GCCTTCCAGTTGCAGGAGTTTGACCGGCTAACCATCCTCCGCAATGCCTTGTGGGTGCACTGTAACCAGCTCTCCATGCAATGCGTCAAGGATGATGAG CTCTATGAGGAAGTACGGCTGACACTTGAGGGCTGTGATGTGGAAGGTGACATCAATGGCTTCATCCAGTCCAAGAGCACTGGCAGAGAGCCCCCAG CTCCGGTGCCTTATCAGAACTACTATGACCGGGAGGTCACTCCACTGACTGGCAGCCCTAGCGTCCAGCCCTCCTGCGGTGTGATAAAGAG gtTCTCTGGGCTGCTACATGGAAGTCCTAAGACCACACCTTCTCAAGCTCCTGCAG CTTCCACAGAGACTCTGGCTCCCACCTATGAGCGGAACGAGTTGGTCTACGCATCCATCGAAGTGCAGGCAACCCAGGGGAACCCTAACTCATCAGCCCAGGACTACCGGGCACTCTATGACTACACTGCACAG AGCTTACCCATGGGGTGTGACAAGCACCTCTAA
- the Pstpip1 gene encoding proline-serine-threonine phosphatase-interacting protein 1 isoform X2, translating into MPSGDFTAHTGYEVLLQRLLDGRKMCKDVEELLRQRAQAEERYGKELVQIARKAGGQTEMNSLRTSFDSLKQQTENVGSAHIQLALALREELRSLEEFRERQKEQRKKYEAVMDRVQKSKLSLYKKTMESKKAYDQKCRDADDAEQAFERVSANGHQKQVEKSQNKAKQCKESATEAERVYRQNIEQLEKARTEWEQEHRTTCEAFQLQEFDRLTILRNALWVHCNQLSMQCVKDDELYEEVRLTLEGCDVEGDINGFIQSKSTGREPPAPVPYQNYYDREVTPLTGSPSVQPSCGVIKRFSGLLHGSPKTTPSQAPAASTETLAPTYERNELVYASIEVQATQGNPNSSAQDYRALYDYTAQNSDELDISAGDILAVILEGEDGWWTVERNGQRGFVPGSYLEKL; encoded by the exons GGACTTCACGGCCCACACAGGGTATGAGGTACTACTGCAGAGACTGCTGGATGGCAGGAAGATGTGCAAGGACGTGGAAGAGCTGCTCAGACAGAG GGCCCAGGCGGAGGAGAGGTACGGGAAGGAGCTGGTGCAGATAGCACGCAAGGCTGGCGGCCAGACAGAGATGAA TTCCCTGAGGACCTCCTTTGACTCCCTGAAACAGC AAACAGAGAATGTGGGCAGTGCGCACATCCAGCTGGCCCTGGCCCTGCGGGAAGAGCTGCGGAGCCTGGAGGAGTTccgagagagacagaaagagcagaggaaaaag TATGAGGCCGTCATGGACCGTGTCCAGAAGAGCAAACTGTCGCTCTACAAGAAGACCATGGAG TCCAAGAAGGCATATGACCAGAAGTGCAGGGACGCTGATGATGCTGAGCAGGCCTTCGAGCGTGTGAGTGCCAATGGCCACCAGAAGCAAGTAGAAAAG AGCCAGAACAAAGCCAAGCAGTGCAAGGAGTCAGCCACAGAGGCAG AGCGGGTGTACAGGCAAAATATCGAACAACTGGAGAAAGCAAGGACTGAATGGGAACAGGAACACCGGACCACCTGTGAG GCCTTCCAGTTGCAGGAGTTTGACCGGCTAACCATCCTCCGCAATGCCTTGTGGGTGCACTGTAACCAGCTCTCCATGCAATGCGTCAAGGATGATGAG CTCTATGAGGAAGTACGGCTGACACTTGAGGGCTGTGATGTGGAAGGTGACATCAATGGCTTCATCCAGTCCAAGAGCACTGGCAGAGAGCCCCCAG CTCCGGTGCCTTATCAGAACTACTATGACCGGGAGGTCACTCCACTGACTGGCAGCCCTAGCGTCCAGCCCTCCTGCGGTGTGATAAAGAG gtTCTCTGGGCTGCTACATGGAAGTCCTAAGACCACACCTTCTCAAGCTCCTGCAG CTTCCACAGAGACTCTGGCTCCCACCTATGAGCGGAACGAGTTGGTCTACGCATCCATCGAAGTGCAGGCAACCCAGGGGAACCCTAACTCATCAGCCCAGGACTACCGGGCACTCTATGACTACACTGCACAG AATTCTGACGAGCTGGACATTTCCGCGGGAGACATTCTGGCAGTCATCCTGGAAGGGGAGGATGGCTGGTGGACTGTGGAACGAAACGGACAACGTGGCTTTGTCCCTGGGTCATACTTGGAGAAGCTCTGA
- the Pstpip1 gene encoding proline-serine-threonine phosphatase-interacting protein 1 isoform X1: protein MMAQLQFRDAFWCRDFTAHTGYEVLLQRLLDGRKMCKDVEELLRQRAQAEERYGKELVQIARKAGGQTEMNSLRTSFDSLKQQTENVGSAHIQLALALREELRSLEEFRERQKEQRKKYEAVMDRVQKSKLSLYKKTMESKKAYDQKCRDADDAEQAFERVSANGHQKQVEKSQNKAKQCKESATEAERVYRQNIEQLEKARTEWEQEHRTTCEAFQLQEFDRLTILRNALWVHCNQLSMQCVKDDELYEEVRLTLEGCDVEGDINGFIQSKSTGREPPAPVPYQNYYDREVTPLTGSPSVQPSCGVIKRFSGLLHGSPKTTPSQAPAASTETLAPTYERNELVYASIEVQATQGNPNSSAQDYRALYDYTAQNSDELDISAGDILAVILEGEDGWWTVERNGQRGFVPGSYLEKL, encoded by the exons TGCAGGGACTTCACGGCCCACACAGGGTATGAGGTACTACTGCAGAGACTGCTGGATGGCAGGAAGATGTGCAAGGACGTGGAAGAGCTGCTCAGACAGAG GGCCCAGGCGGAGGAGAGGTACGGGAAGGAGCTGGTGCAGATAGCACGCAAGGCTGGCGGCCAGACAGAGATGAA TTCCCTGAGGACCTCCTTTGACTCCCTGAAACAGC AAACAGAGAATGTGGGCAGTGCGCACATCCAGCTGGCCCTGGCCCTGCGGGAAGAGCTGCGGAGCCTGGAGGAGTTccgagagagacagaaagagcagaggaaaaag TATGAGGCCGTCATGGACCGTGTCCAGAAGAGCAAACTGTCGCTCTACAAGAAGACCATGGAG TCCAAGAAGGCATATGACCAGAAGTGCAGGGACGCTGATGATGCTGAGCAGGCCTTCGAGCGTGTGAGTGCCAATGGCCACCAGAAGCAAGTAGAAAAG AGCCAGAACAAAGCCAAGCAGTGCAAGGAGTCAGCCACAGAGGCAG AGCGGGTGTACAGGCAAAATATCGAACAACTGGAGAAAGCAAGGACTGAATGGGAACAGGAACACCGGACCACCTGTGAG GCCTTCCAGTTGCAGGAGTTTGACCGGCTAACCATCCTCCGCAATGCCTTGTGGGTGCACTGTAACCAGCTCTCCATGCAATGCGTCAAGGATGATGAG CTCTATGAGGAAGTACGGCTGACACTTGAGGGCTGTGATGTGGAAGGTGACATCAATGGCTTCATCCAGTCCAAGAGCACTGGCAGAGAGCCCCCAG CTCCGGTGCCTTATCAGAACTACTATGACCGGGAGGTCACTCCACTGACTGGCAGCCCTAGCGTCCAGCCCTCCTGCGGTGTGATAAAGAG gtTCTCTGGGCTGCTACATGGAAGTCCTAAGACCACACCTTCTCAAGCTCCTGCAG CTTCCACAGAGACTCTGGCTCCCACCTATGAGCGGAACGAGTTGGTCTACGCATCCATCGAAGTGCAGGCAACCCAGGGGAACCCTAACTCATCAGCCCAGGACTACCGGGCACTCTATGACTACACTGCACAG AATTCTGACGAGCTGGACATTTCCGCGGGAGACATTCTGGCAGTCATCCTGGAAGGGGAGGATGGCTGGTGGACTGTGGAACGAAACGGACAACGTGGCTTTGTCCCTGGGTCATACTTGGAGAAGCTCTGA